One window of Cydia pomonella isolate Wapato2018A chromosome 5, ilCydPomo1, whole genome shotgun sequence genomic DNA carries:
- the LOC133518208 gene encoding uncharacterized protein LOC133518208, with protein sequence MLEVQTNNDQTILDYLNEDCWRAVLKYVPVQDIIRTESTSRQWQRVVLQYLQGVHISILCDNDKSRKTNPNACVLKLSQSMYFLNYKSFVMWISKLGTSVAAAYCDNLETLIRIRENCPNLESLTLHSLHNQCSCCGLLERFPYNLNMDFPCLQGLYFYSCNISDSCITNFIADKALEELEICNCQRVTGDFFNTINLSNVKSLALESFDDLDSEHLFSAVERLVELKKLVLNLMPEDTFKGIQVLLDMMPKLEYLEIYDEKLETMPCYDYKPLSRLSCLKHLDVQYQLSDEAAEAILRGCKDLRTLEFRNCEDMNGNFVAEALCRWGTRLRSLSLMALDLDDDDIRLLAAIFRRYEKEQRLQWTTRGSC encoded by the exons aTGTTAGAAGTACAAACCAATAATGATCAGACAATACTGGATTACCTGAATGAGGACTGCTGGCGTGCTGTGCTGAAATATGTACCCGTCCAGGACATCATCCGGACGGAGAGCACCAGTAGACAATGGCAGAGAGTAGTACTACAATACTTACAAG GAGTTCACATAAGTATATTATGTGACAATGATAAATCCAGGAAAACTAATCCAAATGCTTGTGTTTTGAAACTTTCTCAGTCTATGTATTTCTTAAACTACAAGTCATTTGTTATGTGGATCAGTAAACTTGGCACATCAGTTGCGGCCGCTTATTGCGACAATTTGGAAACTTTAATAAGAATCAGAGAAAACTGTCCTAATTTAGAAAGTCTCACG CTTCACAGCTTGCATAACCAATGCAGCTGCTGTGGTTTATTAGAACGGTTCCCATACAATCTGAACATGGACTTCCCGTGCTTGCAGGGGCTGTACTTCTATTCATGTAAT ataTCGGATAGCTGTATTACTAATTTTATAGCGGACAAAGCATTAGAAGAATTAGAAATATGCAATTGTCAGAGAGTGACCGGGGATTTTTTCAATACGATAAACTTGTCAAACGTAAAATCTCTTGCCTTAGAATCATTCGATGATTTGGACTCGGAGCACTTGTTCTCAGCTGTCGAGCGCCTTGTTGAGCTAAAGAAGTTGGTCCTTAACTTAATGCCTGAGGATACATTCAAAGGGATACAAGTATTGTTGGATATGATGCCCAAATTGGAATATCTAGAAATATATGATGAGAAACTAGAGACGATGCCTTGCTATGATTATAAGCCTCTATCACGTCTGTCTTGTTTGAAGCACCTCGACGTGCAGTACCAACTGTCTGATGAGGCTGCGGAAGCTATATTGCGGGGCTGCAAGGATTTGAGGACCTTGGAGTTTAGGAACTGTGAAG ATATGAACGGGAACTTCGTAGCGGAGGCACTGTGTCGCTGGGGCACGCGGCTCCGCTCGCTGTCGCTGATGGCGCTGGACTTGGACGACGACGAT ATACGTCTATTAGCGGCCATCTTCAGGAGATATGAAAAAGAACAGCGACTGCAATGGACGACGCGCGGGTCGTGTTGA
- the LOC133518467 gene encoding uncharacterized protein LOC133518467 encodes MGKVCVVNSCQSGRKTKNVMKSVSFFRPTTPARLENWKKSLGIALKATDYICHLHFKEENINMYEKFNIKGELKYIPTQRKTLKEEALPTMEHQFIPIPEFQANIIHVQESVELYPNQSKEKQQQINVEQQELSDDQKSSNDLMDCEMIQHDFAEPTSQYQDTDITINPIEIFKIKFRAFSLLPPFWLHAENPNGLEFMRMDPTTQQIKHHIRLNDDLSITVIFTNKEELPIKEKINSYDNTYDYLKSVERWPLCVGTQIDDNK; translated from the exons atgggaAAAGTTTGCGTCGTAAACAGTTGCCAAAGTGGGCGTAAGACGAAAAATGTTATGAAGTCCGTATCATTTTTCCGACCAACG ACTCCGGCACGATTAGAAAATTGGAAAAAGTCGCTAGGAATTGCATTAAAAGCAACTGATTATATTTGTCATCTTCattttaaagaagaaaatatcAATATGTACGAAAAGTTTAATATTAAAGGAGAGCTCAAATATATTCCTACACAAAGAAAAACGCTTAAGGAAGAAGCTTTGCCCACGATGGAGCATCAGTTTATTCCCATACCAGAATTCCAAGCTAATATTATTCATGTACAGGAATCTGTAGAATTATACCCCAATCAATCTAAGGAGAAGCAACAACAAATCAATGTCGAGCAACAGGAATTATCAGACGATCAAAAATCTTCTAATGATTTAATGGATTGTGAAATGATACAACATGACTTTGCAGAACCAACCAGTCAATATCAGGATACTGATATAACAATAAACCCAATagagatttttaaaataaagtttcgGGCATTTTCGTTGTTGCCGCCTTTTTGGCTACATGCAGAAAATCCAAATGGGCTGGAATTTATGCGAATGGATCCAACAACTCAGCAGATTAAACATCACATACGTTTAAACGATGATCTATCAATCACT GTCATTTTTACTAATAAAGAAGAATTGCCAATAAAGGAGAAAATTAATTCATATGACAACACCTATGATTACTTAAAATCTGTTGAAAGATGGCCTTTGTGCGTTGGCACTCAGATTGACGAcaataagtaa